GCGAGCGTAGGGAGGCCAGCGGATGGCATCGGTGGATGGACGGACCAAGTGGGTCTACTTCTTCGGCGCCGGTCAGACCGAGGGCCGGGCGGACATGAAGAACCTCTTGGGGGGCAAGGGCGCCAACCTGGCGGAGATGGCCAACCTGGGCATCGAGGTGCCCCCCGGCTTCACCATCACGACGGAGGCGTGCAACGAGTTCTACCGCCGGGGCAAGCGGTGGCCGGAGGGCCTGGAGGAGCAGGTCAAGGAGAACCTGCGCAAGCTGGAGCAGGCCATGGGGCGGCGCTTCGGCGACCCCGCCAACCCGCTGCTCGTCTCGGTGCGCTCGGGCGCCCGGGTCTCCATGCCGGGCATGATGGACACGGTGCTCAACTTGGGCCTCAACGACGTGACGGTCCAGGGGCTGGCCCGGCAGTCCAACAACGAGCGGTTCGCCTACGACTCCTACCGGCGCTTCATCCAGATGTACGGCGACGTGGTGCTGGGCGTGCCCCGCCACCTCTTCGAGGAGCGGCTCGACGCCAAGAAGAAGGCCCGGGGCGTCACCGAGGATCCGCAGCTGTCGGCCCAGGATCTCCGGGAGCTGGTGGAGGAGTTCAAGGGGATCGTGCGCCAGCAGAAGGGCCAGGCCTTCCCCGAGGATCCGTGGGAGCAGCTGCGGGGGGCCATCGACGCCGTCTTCAACTCGTGGAACAACCCTCGCGCCATCAAGTACCGGGAGATTCACCACATCCCCGGCGACTGGGGCACGGCCGTCAACGTCCAGGCCATGGTCTTCGGCAACATGGGCGAGGACTCGGGCACGGGCGTGGCCTTCACCCGCAACCCGTCGACGGGCGTCAAGGAGTTTTACGGCGAGATCCTGATCAACGCCCAGGGCGAGGACGTGGTGGCCGGCATCCGCACGCCGCTGCCGGTGGCCGTCCTCAAGGAGAAGATGCCCCACGTCTACGCTCAGCTCGAGGAGATCAACAAGCGCCTCGAGGCGGCGTACCGCGACATGCTGGACATCGAGTTCACCGTCCAGCAGGGCAAGCTCTACATGTTGCAGTGCCGGGTCGGCAAGCGCACGGCCATGGCGGCGGTGCGCATCGCCGTGGAGATGGCCCAGGAGGGCCTCATCGACCGGCAGACGGCCGTGCTGCGGGTGGCGCCGGAGCAGATCGACCAGCTCCTGCACCCCACCATCGACCCGAGCGCCAGGGTGGAGGCGGTGGCCAAGGGCCTGCCGGCCTCGCCGGGCGCGGCCGTGGGGCAGCTGGCCTTCTTCGCTGATGACGCCGAGCGCATGGCCGACGAGGGCAAGAAGGTCGTGCTGATCCGGGCCGAGACGTCGCCCGAGGATATCGGCGGCATGTACAAGGCCCAGGGCATCCTGACCAGCCGGGGCGGCATGACGTCGCACGCGGCCGTGGTGGCCCGTGGCATGGGCAAGCCCTGCGTGGTGGGCTGCGGCGCCCTCGACATCGACGAGAAGCGCAAGATCGTCCGGGTCAACGGCCGGGAGCTCCGCGAGGGCGACTGGATCACCATCGACGGCAGCACGGGCAATGTCTACGTCGGCCAGGTGCCGCTGGTGCAGCCCGAGCTGAGCGGCTACTTCGCGACCCTGCTGGAGTGGGCCGACGAGTTTCGGGCCCTCGGCGTGCGGGCCAACGCCGATACGCCCACCGACGCCCGCACCGCCCGCCAGTTCGGCGCGCAGGGCATCGGGCTGTGCCGCACCGAGCACATGTTCTTCGGCGAGGGCCGCATCATCCCCATGCGGGAGATGATCCTCTCCGACACCAAGGAGGAGCGGGAGCGGGCCCTGGCCAAGCTGCTGCCGCTGCAGCGGGGCGACTTCTACGAGATCTTCAAGGAGATGCTGGGCCACCCGGTCGTCATCCGGCTGCTGGACCCGCCGCTGCACGAGTTCCTGCCCAAGGAGCCCGGTGCGGTGGCCGAGGTGGCGCGAGAGATGGGCGTCACCCCCGAGGTGATCGAGAGCCGCTCCCGGGCCCTGGCCGAGGCCAACCCCATGCTGGGTCTGCGGGGCTGCCGGTTGGGCATCGTCTACCCCGAGATCTACGAGATGCAGACGCGGGCCATCTTCGAGGCCGCCTGCCGGGTGGCCAAGGAGGGCCACGAGATCGAGCCCGAGGTCATGATCCCGCTGGTGGGCACGCCCGGCGAGCTGGCCTTCCTCAAGGAGCGCTGCCAGAAGGTGGCCGAGCAGGTGATGGCCGAGCAGGGCGTGCGGCTGCCCTACCGCATCGGCACCATGATCGAGGTGCCGCGGGCGGCCCTGGTGGCCGACGAGATCGCCAGGGAGGCGCAGTTCTTCTCGTTCGGCACCAACGACCTGACGCAGATGACCCTGGGCTTCAGCCGTGACGACGTGGGCAAGTACGTGCCCACCTACGTCGAGATGGGCCTGCTCAAGGCCGATCCCTTCCAGACCCTGGACGTCGAGGGCGTCGGCCAGCTGGTCAAGATGGGCGTGGAGCGCGGCAAGCAGGCCAACCCCGATCTGGTGGTGGGCATCTGCGGCGAGCACGGCGGCGACCCGGCGTCGGTCTGGTTCTTCCACGAGGCGGGGCTCGACTACGTCAGCTGCTCGCCGTACCGGGTGCCGGTGGCGCGGCTGGCGGCGGCGCAGGCCAATTTGAGCAAGCCGCGGGCCGGCGGCAAGGCCCGGGCGGTGGAGGCCCACGCGGCCGACTGATGCCGGGTGGGGCAGGGCCGGCCCGACGACGGAGGCGAGGTGGAGCCCCGGGCGGCGTCCCGGGCTCCCGCGTCCGGCGGGCGCGGCGGGCGGCGATGCGAGACGGGCGCCCCGGGGCAGGAGCGGGCCCCTCGCGCTTCGAAAGATGGCGGGGCATGCGGGGGAGGGGGGACGATGCCATGGAGAGCGACCACGCCCGAGCCAGCCAGGGGGCCCTGGGCGCCATCGCCGATCAGGTGCGGGCGCGGGCCGACATCGTCGAGGTCGTCTCCGAGTTCGTGGCGCTTCGCCCCGCGGGCCGCTCCTACAAGGGGCTTTGCCCCTTCCACCAGGAGAGGACCCCCTCCTTCACCGTGAGCCCCGACCGGCAGCTCTTCTACTGCTTCGGGTGCGGCGCGGGCGGCAACGTCTTCACCTTCTTGATGCGGCTGCAGGGGCTTCGCTTCCAGGAGGCCGTGCTGCGGGTGGCCGAGCGGGTCGGCATGGCGGCCGAGGTGGAGCGGGCGCTGCGGGGCGGCCAGGGGCGCGGCGAGCGGCTCGGGGTGCACGAGGGGCTGTGGGAGCTGCAGGCCCGGGCGGCGGCATGGTTCGCCGAGCGGCTCTGGGACGACCCCGCAGCCGAGGGGGCGAGGCGCTATCTGGCACGGCGGGGCGTGACGGCCCAGGTGGCGCGTGACTTCAGGCTCGGGTACGCCCCCGACGACTGGCACGCGCTGGAGCGGGCGCTGGGCGGCGATGCGCGGACCGTGACGCGCCTGGTCGAGGCGGGGCTGGTGGTGCGCCGGGAGGACGGCCGCCACTACGACCGGTTCAGGGGGCGGCTCATCTTCCCCATCACCGACCTGCACGGCCACGTGGTGGGCTTCGGCGGCAGGGCATTGGCGGCCGGGCAGGAGCCCAAGTACCTCAACTCGCCCGAGTCGCCCGTCTACCGCAAGAGCCGGGTGCTGTACGGGCTGGACCGGGCGCTGGGGGCGGTACGGCGCACCGGCCGGGCCGTGGTCGTCGAGGGCTACATGGACGTGCTGGCCATGCACCAGTACGGGCTGGAGGAGGCGGTGGCCACCTGCGGCACCAGCCTGACGGCCGAGCACGGGCGGCTGCTGGCGCGGCTGGCCTCATACGTGGTGGTCGCCTTCGACGCCGATGCGGCGGGGCAGGGAGGAGCCCTGCGGAGCCTGCAGCAGCTGCGGGCCGCGGGGCTCGACGTGCGAGTGGCGGTGCTGCCGGCCGGCCACGACCCCGACTCCCTGCTGCGACAGGAGGGGCGGCCGGCCATGGAGGCGGTCCTCCAGGAGGCCCGGGGCATCTACGAATTCTCTATCGAGCAGGCGCTGGCGGGCGCCGATCTGAGGAGCCCCGCAGGAAAGGCCGCTGCCGTAGCGAACGTCCTCCCCATTCTCTTGGAGGTGCCCGGCGCCGTCGAGCAAGAGGCGCTGGTGCAGCAGGTGGCCGGGCGCCTGGGCGTGCCGGCCCGGGCGGTGCGGCGGGAGATGGAGCGGGCCCGGCGGGCGCGCCGGCAGGTGGCGGCCGCGAGCGACCGAGGCGGGGGACGAGGCGGGGCCAAGGGTGCATATGGGGGCGGCCCCAGGACGTATAATGATGCGGGTGCCCGCGCCCAGGCGGGCGCCTCGCCCGGCGTGGAGCGCG
This genomic interval from Limnochorda sp. LNt contains the following:
- the dnaG gene encoding DNA primase; this translates as MESDHARASQGALGAIADQVRARADIVEVVSEFVALRPAGRSYKGLCPFHQERTPSFTVSPDRQLFYCFGCGAGGNVFTFLMRLQGLRFQEAVLRVAERVGMAAEVERALRGGQGRGERLGVHEGLWELQARAAAWFAERLWDDPAAEGARRYLARRGVTAQVARDFRLGYAPDDWHALERALGGDARTVTRLVEAGLVVRREDGRHYDRFRGRLIFPITDLHGHVVGFGGRALAAGQEPKYLNSPESPVYRKSRVLYGLDRALGAVRRTGRAVVVEGYMDVLAMHQYGLEEAVATCGTSLTAEHGRLLARLASYVVVAFDADAAGQGGALRSLQQLRAAGLDVRVAVLPAGHDPDSLLRQEGRPAMEAVLQEARGIYEFSIEQALAGADLRSPAGKAAAVANVLPILLEVPGAVEQEALVQQVAGRLGVPARAVRREMERARRARRQVAAASDRGGGRGGAKGAYGGGPRTYNDAGARAQAGASPGVERGAVIEQALLRLLVEMPELAPRLRGRLTGADFAGPGHGALFDALVASGESALADPALAEVAGRVLASSGLAVRPDAVEGYVKGLRAAARRRELAAIEAKIDGAARSDASVRERLASLAAAAVSYREVWETLRADGMVP
- the ppdK gene encoding pyruvate, phosphate dikinase — its product is MASVDGRTKWVYFFGAGQTEGRADMKNLLGGKGANLAEMANLGIEVPPGFTITTEACNEFYRRGKRWPEGLEEQVKENLRKLEQAMGRRFGDPANPLLVSVRSGARVSMPGMMDTVLNLGLNDVTVQGLARQSNNERFAYDSYRRFIQMYGDVVLGVPRHLFEERLDAKKKARGVTEDPQLSAQDLRELVEEFKGIVRQQKGQAFPEDPWEQLRGAIDAVFNSWNNPRAIKYREIHHIPGDWGTAVNVQAMVFGNMGEDSGTGVAFTRNPSTGVKEFYGEILINAQGEDVVAGIRTPLPVAVLKEKMPHVYAQLEEINKRLEAAYRDMLDIEFTVQQGKLYMLQCRVGKRTAMAAVRIAVEMAQEGLIDRQTAVLRVAPEQIDQLLHPTIDPSARVEAVAKGLPASPGAAVGQLAFFADDAERMADEGKKVVLIRAETSPEDIGGMYKAQGILTSRGGMTSHAAVVARGMGKPCVVGCGALDIDEKRKIVRVNGRELREGDWITIDGSTGNVYVGQVPLVQPELSGYFATLLEWADEFRALGVRANADTPTDARTARQFGAQGIGLCRTEHMFFGEGRIIPMREMILSDTKEERERALAKLLPLQRGDFYEIFKEMLGHPVVIRLLDPPLHEFLPKEPGAVAEVAREMGVTPEVIESRSRALAEANPMLGLRGCRLGIVYPEIYEMQTRAIFEAACRVAKEGHEIEPEVMIPLVGTPGELAFLKERCQKVAEQVMAEQGVRLPYRIGTMIEVPRAALVADEIAREAQFFSFGTNDLTQMTLGFSRDDVGKYVPTYVEMGLLKADPFQTLDVEGVGQLVKMGVERGKQANPDLVVGICGEHGGDPASVWFFHEAGLDYVSCSPYRVPVARLAAAQANLSKPRAGGKARAVEAHAAD